In Acidimicrobiia bacterium, a single genomic region encodes these proteins:
- the meaB gene encoding methylmalonyl Co-A mutase-associated GTPase MeaB: MKPPTVASLDADLAVAIRAGDRRALARGITLVESTRPDHRIEATDLIESLLPFTGGAIRVGISGVPGSGKSSLIEALGHQVLGDGHHLAVLAVDPSSSISGGSILGDKTRMSDLGRHERAYIRPSPSSGTLGGVARRTREALLLCEAAGFRVVLVETVGVGQSEVAVADLVDLFVLVASPTGGDELQGIKRGIMELADLIAVNKADGELAGAAQRAMGDLRHAVHLLRPKRPGWEVGVATCSARTGAGVPELWAAIEAAHARLAADGLEELRARQGVSWMWSEVTETLLEGLRDHPTVRDRVPDLVAAVAAGSTAPTRAAQLLLEAFLDQDPR; the protein is encoded by the coding sequence TTGAAGCCCCCCACCGTGGCTTCCTTAGACGCCGATCTCGCCGTTGCCATACGCGCCGGCGACCGGCGCGCCCTGGCCCGCGGCATCACCCTGGTGGAATCCACCCGTCCCGACCACCGCATCGAAGCCACCGACCTCATCGAGTCGCTCCTGCCCTTTACCGGCGGCGCCATTCGGGTAGGTATCTCAGGCGTACCCGGCTCCGGGAAATCCAGCCTCATTGAGGCCCTCGGCCACCAAGTGCTGGGCGACGGGCACCACCTAGCCGTGCTGGCGGTGGACCCATCCAGTTCCATTTCCGGCGGTTCGATCCTGGGTGACAAGACCCGCATGTCCGACCTCGGCCGCCACGAACGCGCCTACATTCGGCCCTCGCCATCCTCTGGCACGCTGGGAGGCGTAGCCCGCCGCACCCGCGAGGCCCTCCTGCTGTGTGAGGCCGCCGGATTCCGAGTGGTGCTGGTGGAGACCGTGGGCGTGGGCCAGTCCGAGGTGGCGGTGGCCGACCTCGTCGATCTCTTCGTGTTGGTGGCTTCCCCCACCGGTGGCGACGAACTGCAAGGCATCAAACGCGGGATCATGGAACTGGCCGACCTCATCGCCGTCAACAAGGCCGACGGCGAACTCGCAGGGGCCGCCCAGCGCGCCATGGGCGACCTGCGCCACGCCGTGCACCTCCTCCGGCCCAAGCGACCCGGCTGGGAAGTGGGCGTAGCTACCTGTTCGGCGCGGACCGGGGCTGGCGTGCCCGAACTCTGGGCTGCCATCGAGGCCGCCCATGCCCGCCTCGCCGCCGATGGCCTCGAGGAACTGCGCGCCCGGCAGGGAGTGTCGTGGATGTGGAGCGAAGTTACCGAGACCCTGCTGGAGGGCCTCCGCGATCACCCCACGGTGCGCGACCGAGTGCCCGACCTCGTGGCGGCGGTAGCGGCGGGCTCAACCGCCCCCACCCGAGCCGCCCAGTTGCTACTCGAGGCGTTCCTTGATCAAGACCCCCGCTAG